The genomic interval CTTTTTGTCCCACTAATACGTTTTGAATACGCTCGAACTTAGCATCGTAGACGGCTTTATCCAATACTTCGAAATTAAAACGTGCTTCCTCGTGTATCACTTTTTCGATTTTTGCACGTGTGGTTGGCTTGCGAGAAATGACACCGCAATACTCTGGCATATTGGCAGCAAAGTCATAGGTATCAATTTCGCGGCTAATGTTGATAATCTCAGGTTTGTCCATGGTGATCAATGGGCGCAATACAAGTGTTTCGGTGACACCATCGATCACTTTGAGGTTTTTCAGGGTCTGACTGGAGACCTGAGCAATGCTCTCGCCAGTAACTAGAGCATCAATGCCCATGGACTCAGCAATTTGGCTGCCTGCGCGTAGCATCATACGCTTGAGGACAACGCCCATATAGCTATTATCAATGCGTTCTAAGATTTCGCTTACAACGCCTTCAAATGGAATGGTGATAAATTTAACGCCATGACTAACACTGTAGTTTTCCCATAAATAGTGCGCTACTTGCTTGACGCCAATTTCGTGAGCTGAGCCGCCTAAATTAAAAAATAGATAATGGGTTTGCATGCCGCGGCGCATCATCAAGTAGCTGGCCACGTTTGAATCAAAACCGCCAGAAACTAATGAAAGTACAGAGTCCTGACAGCCAATGGGGAAACCACCTAAGCCTTTATCTTCTTGGGTGATGGTATGCAGGCGTTGTTTGCGAATGTCCAGCTTAACCGTTACGTCAGGCTTTTTAAGTTGTACGTTTTTAGCGTCGGTATGCTTTAGTAAACCGCCACCGACGTAGCGTTCTACATCGGTAGAGTTAAAGTCGTGATCGCCAGTTCTTTTCACACGAACACAGAATGTCTTATCCGTTAGCTTGTCAGCAAACTGTTCCATTGCGATTTGAAAAATGTCATCAAACGTTTGGAAGTTAAATTCTTTAACCGTTTGTACTTTTTCGATGCCTGGGATTTTTACCAGAAGATCTCGTGCACCTTGCTCTAGGTTGTCGTCTTCAATATGAAGCTCAATGTTATCCCACTGGCCTTGTACTTTAACGTCAATACCATGATGGGTGAGTGTGCGTTGAATATTTCGGCGCAACTGAGAAATCAGTTGCTTACGCACTGGCTTGGATTTAATGGTGATTTCTGGGAATAGTTTTACAACAAATTTCATAATAATAACTGGTTAGAGTCAGGCATCTTCCGCATGACGATGAATTTTTTTGTTGATAGCGCTGGCATGTCGCTCACGTAGTTCACTATCAATGTACTTGTCTGTGGTTGCCATACTCGAATGGCCGGCGTCTTCTTTGACGTGTTCCCTAGGACGTATTTTTACGTCTTCTGATATTCCTGTGTGACGCAGCCAGTGGACAGTGGCTGCCTTAAGTTCTGCAGCGTCTTGTTCTTGTCCTTTTTGAACCAAAGATTCATAAGCAAGATCAAAACATTTTTGAATAAGATTGCGTATTTGGCGTGTGCTTGTCACTGGGCCTTGGCCGTGTATTTTGCTGACTAATGGGGTTTGCTCGCCAGGATAGGGCAGCGGCGTCAGGTTTAAATGCCCGCGATAGCGCTTAAGCGCGTTTAGCATATCGTTGGATACGGTAACCATTCGGCTTTTATTGCCTTTACCGACGACGTGAAACCACCAGTTTCGATCGCTATCTGTACGAAAATCGCTCATTAGCGGTGTGCTGCGTTCATCAGCCACGAGTTCTGATACACGCAAATACATGCCCAGCAAACAATTTAAAATAAAAAGTGTTCGCTCATGTTGTTGTGGATCATTCTGGGCTAGTTTTTCCGCTATGCGTATGACCTCATCCCATTGATAATTGCTAATGCGTCGAATAGGTTCTTGGTTTTGTGACTTTTGAATAAAACGACTTTTTTGACGTACAAGCGCAACTGGGTTGGCGCTTAGCCATTCTTCTTGGATAAGAAAATTAAAAAACGAACTTAAGATAGCAAAGCTTGATTGTATTGCTTTTTGTGAGGGTGAATACTGCTTGGCGTTTATCTTGGTACCCGTCGCTTTATTGCTCGGTGTTACAAATGGACGCCAGTCTGGATTGATAAGTCGCAAGCCATTTTTTGATTTAAAGCGAGCGACGTTTTTGTTACCGATCCATGTTTCTGGTGGCGCTATGCAAAACTCCATGAACTGCTCAATGTGCTCACGCTTAACGTCTGGTAAATTCAAGTTCTCTATTTGCCAAAGCCATTGCAGAAGTCGTTCAACTTCTCTTCGATAAGCATTGAAAGTGGCGCTGCTACCTTTGTAACTAAGGAGGAAGCGTGCAGTGTAATAGTAGTCTTGAGCTTGTGCTTCGCTTAGCTCATGTGAATGTTTTGGCGCAGCCTCGTTGGCGGACAAGCGGAATGCGTCCGGCAGATATTCTAGGTTGTCGAATATCGGAATAGGCTGCTTAACGCTCATTAGCTTTTTACTTTCCAGTTGATGGTCTCGGTTGCACGCAGAGGCACAATAACATCGCTACCAAAATCGAACTCAGCAGGAACCTGCCATGGCTCGTTCACTAGGGTGATGGTGTCGGTATTGCGTGGTAAACCATAAAAGTCAGGACCGTTAAAGCTTGCAAACGCTTCTAGCTTGTCTAGACAGCCAAGCTCGTCAAAAATATCGGCATACAATTCAATGGCGGCATAAGCGGTGTAGCAACCCGCGCAGCCACAGGCGTTTTCTTTTGCGCCTTTGGCATGTGGTGCAGAGTCGGTTCCAAGGAAGAAGCGCTTGTGCCCACTTGCAACTACATCCTGTAGTGCTTGCTGGTGCGTGTTGCGCTTTAAGATAGGTAGACAATAGAAGTGAGGTTTAATGCCACCCACAAGCATATCATTGCGGTTGTAGCTCAGGTGCTGAGGTGTAATCGTCGCACCAACATTGTCACCTTGTGATTGCACGAACTCGGCTGCGTCTTTTGTGGTGATATGTTCAACAACCAGTTTTAGATTCGGTACTTTGGCAACCAGATCGGCAAGAATATTATCTAAGAATGCCTTTTCGCGATCAAAGATATCAACGTGGTTGTCGGTGACTTCACCATGAACCAATAGCAGCATATTATTTTCTGCTAACGCCTCACCAAGTTCTTTTAAACGACTTAAGTCGGTTAAACCATCGTCGCTATTTGTAGTCGCACCAGCTGGGTAAAGCTTAGCCGCATAGATATGACCACTTTGTGCCGCTTCACGGATCATTTCGGGTGTCGTGTTATCTGTGAGATATAACACCATTAGTGGGTCGAATTGACTACCTTGAGGTGCTTGCGCAAGGATGCGGTTGCGGTATTGCAAGGCCTGCTCGGCGTTCTTAACCGGTGGCTTAAGGTTAGGCATGATGATAGCGCGATGCATGTGCTGCGCAGTAGCAGGTACTGTGTGCTTTAAAACATCTCCGTCGCGTAGATGTAAGTGCCAGTCATCTGGACGTGTGATCGTGATAGCTGATTTCATGGTTAACCTTATTGCGCGTTTGCACTCATTATAACCTATGAGCTAGCTCGAATGTAGGTGGCAGGTGTGTGGTAAAGGTATTATGCCTGTCGCATAAATGACTTGCAGTGAAACAAAAGAGCCCGCATAAGCGGGCTCATTGTATTTCCTTGTTCCCTTAATCTTGTTCGGGTTTGCGATATTGGCTTGCTATCAATAAGTAGAAGCTTGGCACTACAAAAAGGGTTAATAACGTACCAAAGCTCATACCGCCTACGATAACCCAGCCTATTTGTTCTCGGCTTTCCGCACCTGCGCCACTAGCCAAAGCCAGTGGAATAGCGCCCAGCACCATGGCGGCCGTGGTCATTAGAATAGGGCGTAAACGTAGTGCGCTTGCCTCAATAACTGCTCTGAGCTTGTCTTGACCGCTTTCCTGAAGTTGATTCGCGAACTCCACGATCAAAATACCATGTTTGGTAATCAAGCCCACCAGTGTTAATAAGCCAATCTGACTGTAAACGTTGAGCGTTCCGCCCACGATCCATAATGTGAATAGGGCGCCAAATAAAGCTGGCGGTACCGATAGCATAATAATCAATGGGCTCTTAAAGCTTTCAAACTGAGCAGATAGCACCAGGTAGATAAAGATCAACGCGAGTAGGAAGGTCACCATTAGGCCCGCGCCTGACTCCATGAATTCACGGGTTTGGCCTTTGTAATCCACTTGAACGCTGAGATTCATTTCCTGCTTCAGTTCATCGACTGCGCCATGAAGGAAATCAAGTGCTTGATCTATA from Bermanella marisrubri carries:
- the pyrC gene encoding dihydroorotase, with the protein product MKSAITITRPDDWHLHLRDGDVLKHTVPATAQHMHRAIIMPNLKPPVKNAEQALQYRNRILAQAPQGSQFDPLMVLYLTDNTTPEMIREAAQSGHIYAAKLYPAGATTNSDDGLTDLSRLKELGEALAENNMLLLVHGEVTDNHVDIFDREKAFLDNILADLVAKVPNLKLVVEHITTKDAAEFVQSQGDNVGATITPQHLSYNRNDMLVGGIKPHFYCLPILKRNTHQQALQDVVASGHKRFFLGTDSAPHAKGAKENACGCAGCYTAYAAIELYADIFDELGCLDKLEAFASFNGPDFYGLPRNTDTITLVNEPWQVPAEFDFGSDVIVPLRATETINWKVKS
- a CDS encoding tyrosine-type recombinase/integrase, with the protein product MSVKQPIPIFDNLEYLPDAFRLSANEAAPKHSHELSEAQAQDYYYTARFLLSYKGSSATFNAYRREVERLLQWLWQIENLNLPDVKREHIEQFMEFCIAPPETWIGNKNVARFKSKNGLRLINPDWRPFVTPSNKATGTKINAKQYSPSQKAIQSSFAILSSFFNFLIQEEWLSANPVALVRQKSRFIQKSQNQEPIRRISNYQWDEVIRIAEKLAQNDPQQHERTLFILNCLLGMYLRVSELVADERSTPLMSDFRTDSDRNWWFHVVGKGNKSRMVTVSNDMLNALKRYRGHLNLTPLPYPGEQTPLVSKIHGQGPVTSTRQIRNLIQKCFDLAYESLVQKGQEQDAAELKAATVHWLRHTGISEDVKIRPREHVKEDAGHSSMATTDKYIDSELRERHASAINKKIHRHAEDA
- the thiI gene encoding tRNA uracil 4-sulfurtransferase ThiI codes for the protein MKFVVKLFPEITIKSKPVRKQLISQLRRNIQRTLTHHGIDVKVQGQWDNIELHIEDDNLEQGARDLLVKIPGIEKVQTVKEFNFQTFDDIFQIAMEQFADKLTDKTFCVRVKRTGDHDFNSTDVERYVGGGLLKHTDAKNVQLKKPDVTVKLDIRKQRLHTITQEDKGLGGFPIGCQDSVLSLVSGGFDSNVASYLMMRRGMQTHYLFFNLGGSAHEIGVKQVAHYLWENYSVSHGVKFITIPFEGVVSEILERIDNSYMGVVLKRMMLRAGSQIAESMGIDALVTGESIAQVSSQTLKNLKVIDGVTETLVLRPLITMDKPEIINISREIDTYDFAANMPEYCGVISRKPTTRAKIEKVIHEEARFNFEVLDKAVYDAKFERIQNVLVGQKGVTDVELISVPGSDDIIVDIRHPQEEEQQPLHLTNNEIVKIPFYKLAQQAHDLPHDKTLLLYCSKGTMSQLHAEHLIQQGFENIKVFKPNK